The following proteins come from a genomic window of Musa acuminata AAA Group cultivar baxijiao chromosome BXJ1-7, Cavendish_Baxijiao_AAA, whole genome shotgun sequence:
- the LOC103990764 gene encoding soluble inorganic pyrophosphatase isoform X1 — MSTVNGAASTETRTVPRLNERILSSMSRRSVAAHPWHDLEIGPGAPAVFNVVVEITKGSKVKYELDKKTGLIKVDRILYSSVVYPHNYGFIPRTLCEDNDPMDVLILMQEPVLPGSFLRARAIGLMPMIDQGEKDDKIIAVCADDPEYRHYNDLSELPPHRLAEIRRFFEDYKKNENKEVAVNEFLPATTAREAIQYSMDLYAQYILQSLRQ; from the exons ATGAGCACAGTAAATGGGGCAGCTTCAACAGAGACACGCACAGTCCCACGGCTCAATGAAAGGATTTTATCATCAATGTCAAGGAGATCAGTAGCTGCGCATCCTTGGCATGATCTTGAAATAG GTCCCGGGGCTCCTGCTGTGTTTAATGTT GTTGTGGAGATAACAAAAGGAAGTAAAGTCAAATACGAACTTGACAAGAAGACCGGGCTGATTAAG GTAGATCGAATCTTATATTCCTCAGTGGTCTATCCTCATAATTATGGTTTCATCCCTCGCACTCTTTGTGAAGATAATGACCCCATGGATGTTTTGATCCTTATGCAG GAGCCGGTTCTTCCTGGTAGCTTTCTACGAGCCAGGGCCATCGGTCTTATGCCTATGATTGATCAG ggggagaaagatgatAAGATCATTGCTGTTTGTGCTGATGATCCTGAGTATCGTCACTACAACGACCTCAGTGAATTGCCTCCTCATCGTCTCGCTGAGATTCGTCGTTTTTTTGAAGACT ATAAGAAGAACGAGAACAAAGAGGTTGCCGTGAATGAGTTCCTACCTGCAACTACTGCCCGTGAAGCCATCCAGTACTCTAT GGATCTTTATGCTCAGTACATATTGCAGAGCTTGAGGCAGTAG
- the LOC103990764 gene encoding soluble inorganic pyrophosphatase isoform X2 produces MSTVNGAASTETRTVPRLNERILSSMSRRSVAAHPWHDLEIGPGAPAVFNVVVEITKGSKVKYELDKKTGLIKEPVLPGSFLRARAIGLMPMIDQGEKDDKIIAVCADDPEYRHYNDLSELPPHRLAEIRRFFEDYKKNENKEVAVNEFLPATTAREAIQYSMDLYAQYILQSLRQ; encoded by the exons ATGAGCACAGTAAATGGGGCAGCTTCAACAGAGACACGCACAGTCCCACGGCTCAATGAAAGGATTTTATCATCAATGTCAAGGAGATCAGTAGCTGCGCATCCTTGGCATGATCTTGAAATAG GTCCCGGGGCTCCTGCTGTGTTTAATGTT GTTGTGGAGATAACAAAAGGAAGTAAAGTCAAATACGAACTTGACAAGAAGACCGGGCTGATTAAG GAGCCGGTTCTTCCTGGTAGCTTTCTACGAGCCAGGGCCATCGGTCTTATGCCTATGATTGATCAG ggggagaaagatgatAAGATCATTGCTGTTTGTGCTGATGATCCTGAGTATCGTCACTACAACGACCTCAGTGAATTGCCTCCTCATCGTCTCGCTGAGATTCGTCGTTTTTTTGAAGACT ATAAGAAGAACGAGAACAAAGAGGTTGCCGTGAATGAGTTCCTACCTGCAACTACTGCCCGTGAAGCCATCCAGTACTCTAT GGATCTTTATGCTCAGTACATATTGCAGAGCTTGAGGCAGTAG